One window of Deltaproteobacteria bacterium genomic DNA carries:
- a CDS encoding glycosyltransferase has product MNYDSALRTYTSKRIEEIGSADILVGIPCYYNEKTIQHVIQMVTHGLATHYNDKRCVIFIADGGSTDDTREVVKEFEIKPWQEKVISIYRGPAGKGSAFRSIFEAAKRLDVAACMVVDSDLRSITGDWVKYLLEPVLSKGFQYVSPIYSRHKYDGTITNNIVYNLTRTLYGLRIRQPIGGDFAFAGELAAYFIEQDVWDTDVARYGIDIWMTTNAIVSNFKICEANLGVKIHDAKDPGESLGPMFRQVVHTLFVLMEQYESHWKTVKGSRTVPMFGLDGFSEPEPVSVNLGRLVSEYKTGFRQFKGFYKDIFCPDCYETLKRCAAMAKTKFVLPMKTWVMVLYETAATFHHWKYNRTQLINLVTPLYLGRVASFINESLKMSAAEAEGLVEEQAQIFEDHKDYLIEVWDKGVKGASQEVSPSNITSA; this is encoded by the coding sequence ATGAATTATGATTCGGCTTTGAGGACCTATACATCCAAAAGAATAGAAGAAATCGGATCCGCCGATATTCTGGTGGGGATCCCCTGTTACTATAATGAAAAAACCATCCAGCACGTTATTCAGATGGTGACCCACGGACTGGCCACCCATTACAATGACAAGCGATGCGTTATTTTCATCGCTGACGGGGGCTCCACGGACGATACCCGGGAAGTGGTAAAGGAATTTGAGATCAAGCCATGGCAGGAAAAGGTCATTTCCATCTATCGCGGCCCCGCAGGCAAGGGGTCTGCCTTCCGGTCCATCTTTGAGGCGGCCAAACGCCTGGATGTGGCGGCCTGCATGGTGGTGGATTCGGACCTTCGGTCCATTACCGGCGACTGGGTCAAGTATCTTCTGGAGCCGGTTCTGAGCAAAGGCTTTCAGTATGTGTCGCCGATCTATTCCCGTCACAAGTATGATGGGACCATCACCAACAATATTGTGTACAACCTCACCAGGACCCTGTACGGGCTTCGAATCCGTCAGCCCATCGGCGGCGACTTCGCCTTTGCAGGGGAATTGGCGGCCTATTTTATCGAGCAGGATGTGTGGGACACGGACGTGGCCCGTTACGGCATCGACATCTGGATGACCACCAATGCCATTGTGAGCAATTTCAAGATCTGCGAGGCCAACCTGGGGGTCAAGATCCACGATGCCAAGGATCCGGGCGAGTCCTTAGGACCCATGTTCCGCCAGGTGGTGCACACCCTGTTCGTCCTGATGGAGCAGTATGAATCCCATTGGAAGACCGTAAAGGGAAGCCGCACAGTCCCGATGTTCGGCCTGGACGGGTTCTCCGAACCCGAACCGGTGTCCGTCAATCTGGGGCGACTGGTGTCTGAGTACAAGACCGGTTTCCGGCAATTTAAAGGTTTCTATAAAGATATATTCTGTCCGGATTGCTATGAAACGCTGAAACGATGCGCCGCGATGGCCAAGACCAAATTCGTCCTGCCGATGAAGACCTGGGTTATGGTGCTCTATGAAACGGCCGCAACGTTTCATCATTGGAAGTACAACCGGACACAGTTGATCAATCTGGTCACGCCCCTTTATCTGGGCCGGGTCGCGTCCTTTATCAACGAGAGCCTGAAGATGAGCGCCGCCGAGGCCGAAGGTCTGGTGGAAGAACAGGCCCAAATATTTGAAGATCATAAGGACTATCTGATCGAGGTCTGGGATAAGGGGGTCAAGGGGGCAAGTCAGGAGGTGTCTCCAAGTAATATCACCAGCGCCTAA